One genomic segment of Drosophila melanogaster chromosome 3R includes these proteins:
- the cas gene encoding castor, isoform A, whose protein sequence is MSNQMEFIMQLYMMNLMKQQQQMQLQLPQQQQQQQLAGYTYTQNEDISSSTSVQQQQQQQQEQLQQPQPDLRKTRTHKRISSQNTNCSSSRSCSPNSNLIAFQPQQYPGATAATPSTPNSHPSNLVNQMLLQSLPPLTQLMLQQQQQQHLLTTSNLLLTPTHTPSSLGKQDPLQHPLLLGQFAGSEQMATNNFLQSSTVTSTPIEREKAATPAPSAGATAGNLSAAQVKFEQESADDDEDDDKPLSSLTSCSSSGHTNASSEKLLLSGVHPLESTTDSLDSPSMYTPVKQPADSSYGLITPVDSDLTPNTPLQPTQTISLLTPPSSEQSKSLVSLSAASGLDALLQNEEVLKNLRKVSSYLECENSLCRQENLREHFHCHEEPCQGKILSKKDDIIRHLKWHKKRKESLKLGFARFSSSDDCAPAYGEGCAYNWKQTHYHCVYEHCPKVYVSTSDVQMHANFHRKDSEIVNEGFRRFRAHETCRIEDCPFFGKKISHYHCCREGCTHTFKNKADMDKHKTYHLKDHQLKMDGFKKILKTEVCPFDACKFSTVCNHIHCVREGCDYILHSSSQMISHKRKHDRQDGEQAYQQFKIKQDVEESSLDAMPQQQQQQQQQQPTSLSQSQSSSSVCGGSNTSTPLSSLSAEHFLARKRGRPPKKIQLPADAQQSEAKRLKVEDESSNPAMLLPQSQPAAAVHPLTSGLFPGLLPAAAAPGVDPTAPNFQLTHLMALFQLQNPLFYQNLYPGMTQNSSMLGNLAALSAASAAAAAAAAANGAGVQQPKAEFSFKPEFKE, encoded by the exons ATGTCCAACCAAATGGAGTTTATTATGCAACTCTACATGATGAACTTgatgaagcagcagcagcaaatgcagcTCCAGCttccgcagcagcaacagcagcagcagctggctGGATACACTTACACACAGAACGAGGATATCTCTAGCAGCACATccgtgcagcagcaacagcagcagcagcaggagcaactgcagcagccacagccaGATCTCCGCAAGACAAGAACGCACAAGCGCATTAGCTCGCAAAACACCAACTGTAGTAGTAGCCGTAGTTGTAGTCCCAATAGTAATTTGATTGCTTTTCAACCACAACAATACCCAGGCGCTACAGCGGCAACTCCTTCCACTCCCAACAGCCACCCCAGCAACCTGGTCAACCAGATGCTGCTCCAAAGCCTGCCGCCGCTGACGCAGCTcatgttgcagcagcagcagcagcaacatttgcTGACCACCTCCAACCTTCTACTaacacccacccacacccCCAGTTCGCTGGGCAAGCAGGATCCACTGCAGCATCCGTTGTTGCTGGGCCAGTTTGCCGGCTCCGAACAGATGGCCACAAATAACTTCCTTCAATCATCCACAGTGACCTCCACGCCCATCGAGAGAGAGAAGGCAGCCACACCAGCACCCTCCGCCGGAGCAACTGCCGGCAACCTTTCGGCGGCCCAGGTCAAGTTTGAGCAGGAGTCCGCCGACGACGATGAGGACGATGATAAGCCGCTGTCCAGCCTCACCAGCTGCAGCTCCTCGGGCCACACCAACGCCAGCTCCGAGAAGCTGCTGTTGTCGGGCGTCCATCCGCTGGAGTCAACCACCGACAGCCTAGACTCACCCAGCATG TATACGCCCGTCAAGCAGCCGGCGGACTCATCGTACGGACTCATCACACCCGTCGACAGTGATCTGACCCCCAACACACCCCTCCAACCGACCCAAACAATATCCCTGCTGACGCCGCCGTCGAGTGAGCAGAGCAAGAGCCTGGTGAGCCTCTCGGCGGCCAGCGGCCTGGATGCTCTGCTCCAGAACGAGGAGGTACTGAAGAACCTGCGGAAAGTGTCCTCCTACCTGGAGTGCGAGAACAGCCTGTGCAGGCAGGAGAACCTGCGGGAGCACTTCCATTGCCACGAGGAGCCCTGCCAGGGCAAGATCCTGAGCAAGAAGGACGACATCATCCGGCACCTGAAGTGGCACAAGAAGCGCAAGGAAAGCCTCAAGCTGGGCTTTGCCCGCTTCTCCTCCTCGGACGACTGTGCACCAGCCTACGGAGAGGGTTGCGCCTACAACTGGAAACAGACCCACTACCACTGCGTCTACGAGCACTGTCCCAAGGTGTATGTGAGCACCAGTGACGTCCAGATGCATGCCAATTTCCACCGCAAGGACTCCGAGATCGTGAACGAGGGCTTCCGGCGCTTCCGGGCGCACGAGACCTGCCGCATCGAGGATTGCCCCTTTTTCGGCAAGAAGATCTCCCACTACCACTGCTGTCGCGAGGGATGCACCCACACCTTCAAGAACAAGGCCGATATGG ACAAGCACAAAACTTACCATCTGAAGGACCACCAGCTGAAGATGGACGGCTTCAAGAAGATCCTGAAGACCGAGGTATGTCCCTTCGACGCCTGCAAGTTCTCCACCGTCTGCAACCACATCCACTGCGTCCGCGAGGGCTGCGACTACATCCTGCACTCCAGCAGCCAGATGATCAGCCACAAGAGAAAGCACGATCGTCAGGACGGAGAGCAGGCGTACCAGCAGTTTAAGATCAAGCAGGACGTGGAGGAGTCCTCCCTGGATGCCAtgccccagcagcagcagcagcagcagcagcagcagcccacCAGCCTTAGTCAATCCCAGAGCAGCAGCTCTGTATGCGGCGGCAGCAACACCTCCACTCCACTCTCCTCTTTGTCCGCCGAGCACTTCCTGGCTCGGAAACGCGGCAGGCCACCCAAGAAAATC CAACTGCCAGCCGACGCTCAGCAGTCGGAAGCCAAGCGCCTGAAAGTCGAAGACGAGTCCTCTAATCCCGCCATGCTCCTGCCCCAGTCCCAGCCAGCAGCCGCTGTGCATCCGCTGACAAGTGGACTCTTTCCCGGTCTCCTGCCCGCTGCCGCCGCTCCTGGAGTGGATCCCACAGCCCCTAACTTCCAGCTCACCCACCTGATGGCCCTCTTCCAGTTGCAGAATCCCCTCTTCTACCAGAACCTCTATCCGGGAATGACCCAGAATTCCTCCATGCTCGGCAACCTGGCAGCACTTAGCGCCGCatcggcagcagcggcggcggcagcggcggcaaaTGGAGCCGGAGTCCAGCAGCCGAAGGCAGAGTTTAGCTTTAAGCCAGAGTTTAAGGAGTAG
- the cas gene encoding castor, isoform C — protein MSNQMEFIMQLYMMNLMKQQQQMQLQLPQQQQQQQLAGYTYTQNEDISSSTSVQQQQQQQQEQLQQPQPDLRKTRTHKRISSQNTNCSSSRSCSPNMTSTPIEREKAATPAPSAGATAGNLSAAQVKFEQESADDDEDDDKPLSSLTSCSSSGHTNASSEKLLLSGVHPLESTTDSLDSPSMYTPVKQPADSSYGLITPVDSDLTPNTPLQPTQTISLLTPPSSEQSKSLVSLSAASGLDALLQNEEVLKNLRKVSSYLECENSLCRQENLREHFHCHEEPCQGKILSKKDDIIRHLKWHKKRKESLKLGFARFSSSDDCAPAYGEGCAYNWKQTHYHCVYEHCPKVYVSTSDVQMHANFHRKDSEIVNEGFRRFRAHETCRIEDCPFFGKKISHYHCCREGCTHTFKNKADMDKHKTYHLKDHQLKMDGFKKILKTEVCPFDACKFSTVCNHIHCVREGCDYILHSSSQMISHKRKHDRQDGEQAYQQFKIKQDVEESSLDAMPQQQQQQQQQQPTSLSQSQSSSSVCGGSNTSTPLSSLSAEHFLARKRGRPPKKIQLPADAQQSEAKRLKVEDESSNPAMLLPQSQPAAAVHPLTSGLFPGLLPAAAAPGVDPTAPNFQLTHLMALFQLQNPLFYQNLYPGMTQNSSMLGNLAALSAASAAAAAAAAANGAGVQQPKAEFSFKPEFKE, from the exons ATGTCCAACCAAATGGAGTTTATTATGCAACTCTACATGATGAACTTgatgaagcagcagcagcaaatgcagcTCCAGCttccgcagcagcaacagcagcagcagctggctGGATACACTTACACACAGAACGAGGATATCTCTAGCAGCACATccgtgcagcagcaacagcagcagcagcaggagcaactgcagcagccacagccaGATCTCCGCAAGACAAGAACGCACAAGCGCATTAGCTCGCAAAACACCAACTGTAGTAGTAGCCGTAGTTGTAGTCCCAATA TGACCTCCACGCCCATCGAGAGAGAGAAGGCAGCCACACCAGCACCCTCCGCCGGAGCAACTGCCGGCAACCTTTCGGCGGCCCAGGTCAAGTTTGAGCAGGAGTCCGCCGACGACGATGAGGACGATGATAAGCCGCTGTCCAGCCTCACCAGCTGCAGCTCCTCGGGCCACACCAACGCCAGCTCCGAGAAGCTGCTGTTGTCGGGCGTCCATCCGCTGGAGTCAACCACCGACAGCCTAGACTCACCCAGCATG TATACGCCCGTCAAGCAGCCGGCGGACTCATCGTACGGACTCATCACACCCGTCGACAGTGATCTGACCCCCAACACACCCCTCCAACCGACCCAAACAATATCCCTGCTGACGCCGCCGTCGAGTGAGCAGAGCAAGAGCCTGGTGAGCCTCTCGGCGGCCAGCGGCCTGGATGCTCTGCTCCAGAACGAGGAGGTACTGAAGAACCTGCGGAAAGTGTCCTCCTACCTGGAGTGCGAGAACAGCCTGTGCAGGCAGGAGAACCTGCGGGAGCACTTCCATTGCCACGAGGAGCCCTGCCAGGGCAAGATCCTGAGCAAGAAGGACGACATCATCCGGCACCTGAAGTGGCACAAGAAGCGCAAGGAAAGCCTCAAGCTGGGCTTTGCCCGCTTCTCCTCCTCGGACGACTGTGCACCAGCCTACGGAGAGGGTTGCGCCTACAACTGGAAACAGACCCACTACCACTGCGTCTACGAGCACTGTCCCAAGGTGTATGTGAGCACCAGTGACGTCCAGATGCATGCCAATTTCCACCGCAAGGACTCCGAGATCGTGAACGAGGGCTTCCGGCGCTTCCGGGCGCACGAGACCTGCCGCATCGAGGATTGCCCCTTTTTCGGCAAGAAGATCTCCCACTACCACTGCTGTCGCGAGGGATGCACCCACACCTTCAAGAACAAGGCCGATATGG ACAAGCACAAAACTTACCATCTGAAGGACCACCAGCTGAAGATGGACGGCTTCAAGAAGATCCTGAAGACCGAGGTATGTCCCTTCGACGCCTGCAAGTTCTCCACCGTCTGCAACCACATCCACTGCGTCCGCGAGGGCTGCGACTACATCCTGCACTCCAGCAGCCAGATGATCAGCCACAAGAGAAAGCACGATCGTCAGGACGGAGAGCAGGCGTACCAGCAGTTTAAGATCAAGCAGGACGTGGAGGAGTCCTCCCTGGATGCCAtgccccagcagcagcagcagcagcagcagcagcagcccacCAGCCTTAGTCAATCCCAGAGCAGCAGCTCTGTATGCGGCGGCAGCAACACCTCCACTCCACTCTCCTCTTTGTCCGCCGAGCACTTCCTGGCTCGGAAACGCGGCAGGCCACCCAAGAAAATC CAACTGCCAGCCGACGCTCAGCAGTCGGAAGCCAAGCGCCTGAAAGTCGAAGACGAGTCCTCTAATCCCGCCATGCTCCTGCCCCAGTCCCAGCCAGCAGCCGCTGTGCATCCGCTGACAAGTGGACTCTTTCCCGGTCTCCTGCCCGCTGCCGCCGCTCCTGGAGTGGATCCCACAGCCCCTAACTTCCAGCTCACCCACCTGATGGCCCTCTTCCAGTTGCAGAATCCCCTCTTCTACCAGAACCTCTATCCGGGAATGACCCAGAATTCCTCCATGCTCGGCAACCTGGCAGCACTTAGCGCCGCatcggcagcagcggcggcggcagcggcggcaaaTGGAGCCGGAGTCCAGCAGCCGAAGGCAGAGTTTAGCTTTAAGCCAGAGTTTAAGGAGTAG